The sequence below is a genomic window from Thiomonas intermedia.
GTCGTCGGTATTGGGTTTGAACGCGAGCCCCCACAGGGCGAAGGTCTTGCCGGCGAGCGCGCCCTGATAGTGGTCGCTGATTTTCTCGAACAGGCGCTGCTTCTGCCGTTGGTTGACAACCTCCACCGCCTCCACCAGCGCCGCGTCGATGCCATGCTCGCGCGCGGTGTGCGCCAGGGCCTTCACGTCCTTGGGAAAGCACGAGCCGCCGTAGCCCGCACCGGCATACAGAAAATGGCTGCCGATGCGGTGATCGACGCCGATGCCCTTGCGGATCTGCTCGATATCGGCCCCCACTGCCTCGGCAATGCGCGCCAGTTCGTTCATGAACGAGATGCGCGTGGCCAGCATGGCGTTGGCGGCGTACTTGGTGAGCTCGGCGCTGGCGGCGTCCATCACCATGATTTTTTCGTGATTGCGGTTGAACGGACGGTACAGCTCGCGCATGGTGGCGATGGCCTGCGGGTCGTCGCTGCCGAGCACGATGCGGTCGCCGCGCGTGAAGTCTTCGATGGCCGAGCCCTCCTTCAAGAATTCCGGGTTGCTCACCACGCCCAGGCGATGGTTGACGCCGCGTGCGGCCAGGCCCGATTCGGCCAGGGCGCGCACCTTGGGGATGGTGCCCACGGGCGCGGTGGATTTCTGCACCACGACCAGCGGTCCGGTCATGGCGCGCCCGATTTCGGTGGCCGCGCCCTCCACCTGCGACAGATCGGCCTGGCCGTTGGGCAGCGAGGGGGTGCCCACGGCGATGAAGCACACCTGCGAACCCGGCAGGCCTTCGGCGATGCTCGGGCTCAGGGTGAGGCGGCCCTGCTCGATGTTGCGCCGCACCAGATCGCTCAGGCCCGGTTCGTAGAAAGGCACCTCGGCCCGGTCGCGCAGCGCGGACAGGCGGCCTGCATCGCGCTCGATGCAGGTGACCTGATTGCCCACGTCGGCAAAACACGCTGCGGTCACCAGACCGACATATCCCGCTCCAATGACTGTGACGCGCATGATCAATTTTCTCTGGATGTCATGATGGACTGCTATTTTGCCGGATGCTCGCTGTCGGCTCTGTGACGGGTGCCCGCAGCATCCCTGGGTTGACGCATGTCAACGGGTTTGCTGCGACGCCACATTCAAATAGACTGATCTATCGAGGAGATGTCCGATGAGTCCGGCTCCCAGCCCACGGCACGGCACGAACCCGCGTTCGCAGCCAGCCGCAGCCCGCGACACTTTGCAGCCGCCGCCCGACAGCAGTCTGGCGCCCTACGATCTGATCGACCGTGGCCTGCACGCGCTTGCGGCCAGGTTCAGCCTGGGCCTGTCTCCCACGGCCATGGGCCTGGCCCTGGCGGACTGGGGCGCCCATCTGGCTGCGTCTCCTGGAAAGCAGGCCGGTCTCGCCGCGCTGGCCCTGCAACTGCAGCGCCAGTGGCTGCGCGATGCAGCCGACGTCGGCGCCTCTTTGCTGCGCGCAGACGATGCGCCCTGCGCCGATGGCGTCACGCCGCCGACGAACGACCGGCGCTTCGCCTCGCCCGAATGGCGACAGTTTCCCTACAACCTGCTGGCGCAGCATTTTCTGCTGCGCCAGCAATGGCTCGATGCCGCCACGCACGGCGTGCGCGGGGTGTCGCCCCATCACGAGCAGGTCGTGGCCTTCATCGCCCGGCAATGGATGGACATGCTGTCGCCCGGCAACTTTCTGGGCACCAACCCCGAAGTCCTGGCACGCACCCTGACCAGCGGCGGCGCCAATCTCGCCCAGGGCCTGCGCAACTGGCAGGACGACGTGCAGCGCGCCATCGACAAGCGCCCTCCGGCTGGGGTCGAACAGTTCCGCCCCGGCCATGACGTGGCCGCAACCCCAGGCAAGGTGGTGCTGCGCAACGCCCTGATCGAACTGATCCAGTACGCCCCGACGACGCGCAAAGTGCAGGCCGAGCCCGTGCTCATCGTGCCGGCCTGGATCATGAAGTACTACATCCTCGACCTCTCGCCCAGCAACTCGCTGGTGAAGTATCTGGTCGATCAGGGCCACACGGTGTTCATGCTGTCGTGGAAAAACCCCGGCCCCGAAGATCGCGATCTGGGCATGGACGACTACCTGCGCCTCGGCCCCCTCGCCGCGCTCGATGCGGTGCGGGCCATCGTGCCGGGCCAGCGGGTGCACGCCGCAGGGTATTGCCTGGGCGGCACGCTGCTGGCCATCGCCGCGGCGGCGCTCGCCCGCCGCGGCGACGAGACGCTGGCCAGCATCAGCCTGTTTGCCGCGCAGACCGATTTCACCGAGGCCGGCGAGCTCACGCTGTTCACCGACGAGAGCCAGATCAGCTTTCTCGAAGACCTCATGGGGTCGCAGGGCTATCTCGACACCACGCAGATGGCGGGCACCTTTCAGATGCTGCGCTCGTCCGACCTGATCTGGTCTCGCATGATGCGAGACTACCTGCTGGGCGAGCGCGCGCCGATGAACGACCTCATGGCCTGGAATGCCGACGCCACCCGCTTGCCCTACCGCATGCACAGCGACTATCTGCGCAAGCTCTATCTGCGCAATGCCCTGGCCGAAGGGCATTACCCCGTGGACGGCCACCCGGTCGCCGTGGAGAACGTGACGGCCCCCTGGTTCGTCGTCGGCACCGAGACCGACCCTGTCGCGCCATGGCCCTCGGTCTACAAGATTCACCTGCTGGCCGACTCGGAAGTCACCTTCGTGCTCACGAGCGGCGGCCACAACGCGGGCATCGTGAGCGAACCCGGCCACCCGCACCGGCATTACCGCTGGGCCGTGCATCCGGGCGGGCGGCCCTACACCGACCCGGCGCACTGGGCGCAGGCCGCGCAGGCCGAAGACGGTTCGTGGTGGCCGCGCTGGTCGCAATGGCTGATCGCCAAGGGCAGCGGGCAACGGCTGGCTGCCCGCGCTCCGGGCAGCGTGGACGACCCTGCCCTGGGCCCCGCGCCTGGCGAGTATGTTCTGCAACGCTGAATCCTTTCACCGAGCCCCCCATGACCGACGCGCTCTGCAATCGCACTTTCGACGACATCGTTCCTGGCGAGACTGCCTCGCTGCAGCGCACCCTCACCCGCGCCGACATCGACACCTTCGCCGTCCTGTCCGGGGATGCCAATCCCACGCACATCGACGATGAGTACGCCCGCGGCACGCCGCAGCGCCAGGTCGTGGCGCATGGCATGTGGAGCGGCGCGCTGCTGTCGAATCTGCTCGGCACCGATCTGCCCGGACCGGGCACGGTCTATGTCGAGCAGTCGCTGTCGTTCCTGCAGCCGGTGAGGCTCGGCGACACGGTTACGGCCTCGGTGACCGCGCGCGAGAAATTCGCCCCGACCCATCAGATCCGGTTCGACTGTCTGGTCGTGAATCAGCGCGGCGAGAAGGTCGCGGTCGGTCAGGCCCTGGTGCAGGCGCCCACGCAGAAGATCCAGCGGCCGCGCACCCGTCTGCCGCAACTGCACCTCATCGATCCCGGCCAGCGCCTGCTGGCCCTGGTCGACCGGGCCCGCGCCGGGTGTGTCGGCCAGCATCCCATGCGCGTGGCCGTGGTTCACCCGGTGGACGCGGTCTCCATCCAGGGCGCGGTCGATGCGGCACGCGCCGGGCTGATCGAGCCCGTCTGGGTCGGACCAGAGGCGCGCATTCGCGCCGCAGCAGAAGCCGCCAACATCGATCTCTCGGCCTGGCCCCTATTTCCCACCGAGCACAGTCATGCCGCCGCCGCGCTCGCGGTGCAACTCGCCCGCAGCGGCCAGGTCGGCGCCCTGATGAAGGGCGCGCTGCACACCGACGAGCTGATGCACGCCGCCTTCGACGCGCAGAACGGCCTGCGCACCGGCCGCCGCGCCAGCCATGTCTTCGTCATCGACGCCCCCGCCGCCGACCGTCTGCTGTTCATCACCGACGCCGCCATCAATATCGACCCCGATCTCGACACCAAGCGCGACATCGCGCAGAACGCCATCGATCTGGCGCAAGACCTGGGCATCGCCACGCCGCGCATGGCCGTGCTCGCCGCCGTGGAGACGGTCAACGCCAGCATGCCCGCCACGCTGCACGCCGCCGCGCTGTGCAAGATGGCCGACCGCGGGCAGATCACCGGCGCCATCCTCGACGGGCCGCTGGCCTTCGACAACGCCATCTCCCTGGCCGCCGCGAAGGCCAAGGGCATCCACTCGCCCGTGGCCGGGCAGGCCGACATCCTGCTCACGCCCGACCTGGAGTCGGGCAATATGCTGGCCAAGCAGCTCGAATACCTCGGCGGCGCCACCCTTGCCGGGCTGGTGATCGGCACCCGCGTGCCCATCATCCTCACCAGCCGGGCCGACGGCGTGGAAGCCCGCCTGGCCTCCTGCGCGCTGGCCGTCCTGCAACGGCAGGCCCGGCGCACCGCCATGGCCCCGGACATCACCGTCGCGGCAGAGCCGTCGCCCACCGGCGCCCAGCCCTGAGCAGGTGTGAGCCCATCGGCCATGTCCACTACGCCCACCCTGCTCTGCCTCAATGCGGGCTCCGCCAGCCTGAAGTTTGCGCTGTTCGATCAGCGTGACTGCCGTGGGCCGACCCTGCCCAACGCCCTTCTGCGAGGCGAGATCGACAGCCACGATGACCAGGCCACGCTGCGCTGGACCTACGCGCGCGGCGGCCTTCACCGCAGCGCCTCGCCCGACCCGCGGGGCGATCTGGCCGCCGAGATCGACTCGCTGCTCGATACGCTCATCCTTCCCGGCGGCTTTGGCCCGGTCGCCGCGGTGGCCCACCGGATCGTGCATGGCGGCTCGGCCTTCACCTCGGCACAGCGCCTCACCCCGGCGGTGCGCGCCGCCCTCGACGCCCTGCGCAGCCTTGCGCCCCTGCATCAGGGGCCCGGCCTTGCCGGCGTGGATGCGGCCACCGGCAGGCTGCCCGCCGTGCCGCAGATCGCCTGCTTCGACACGGCCTTCCACGCGACGCAAACCGAGCCGTCCCGCCGCTACGCCATCCCCCGCCACTGGCATGACCGCGGCTACAAGCGCTACGGCTTCCATGGCCTGTCTTACGACGCCATCACCCACAGGCTGCCCCCTCTGCTCGGCGCGCGGGCGCAAGGCGCCGTGGTCGTCGCGCATCTCGGCGGCGGCGCCAGCCTGTGCGGGCTGCGCGGCCTGCGCAGCGTGTCCACCACCATGGGCTTCACCGCGCTGGACGGCCTGATGATGTCCACCCGCAGCGGCGCCATCGACCCGGGCCTGGTGCTGCACTGGATCACCGAAGACGGCCTCGATGCGCGGCAGGTCACCGCCATGCTTTATCACGACAGCGGCCTCAAGGGCGTTTCCGGGCTGAGCGGCGATCTGCGCACCCTGGAGGCCAGCCCGGCCGCGCAGGCTGACGAGGCCATCGCCCTGTTCGTCGCCAGCGTGGTGCATCACATCGGCGCGCTCGCCGCCGACCTGCGCGGTCTGGATGCCCTGGTGTTTACCGGCGGTATCGGCACCCACAGCGCCAGGGTGCGGCAGGCGGTGTGCGACGCGCTGGCCTGGCTTGGCGTCTCGCTCGACCCTCTGGCCAATGCCGCGGGCCAGGCCTGCATCACCCACGGCGACAGCCGCGTTCCGGCCTACGCCCTGCCGACCGACGAGGAAGGCGTGATGGCCCTGCAGGCCGCGCGCCTGCTGGGCTGAGGCCGGGCGCTCGGGCTACTTCGTCAGCGCCATGAACACCTCGGGCAGCCGCTCGGGCAGGCGCTGGATGTTGTCGATGACCGTGTAGCGGCGGCCGAAAATGTCGGAGACATAGGCATCGGCGCGCGGGTCCAGGCTGATGCAATAGGTGAAGATGCCGTCGCGGTCGAGCTCCTTCACCGCCTGGCGGGCGTCCTCGATGAGGTGGCGCTCGTCCTGCACGTCCACGTCGGCCGGTTCGCCATCGGTGAGGATGAGCAGCAGTTTCTTGTCGCTCCGCCGCGCGCCCAGATAGTGCGCGGCATGGCGCATCGCCGCGCCCATGCGGGTGGAATAGCCGGCCTGCATCGCGGCCAGCCGCGCCTTCACCGCATCGCCCCACGGCTCGCCAAAGCCCTTGACGTGCA
It includes:
- a CDS encoding UDP-glucose dehydrogenase family protein codes for the protein MRVTVIGAGYVGLVTAACFADVGNQVTCIERDAGRLSALRDRAEVPFYEPGLSDLVRRNIEQGRLTLSPSIAEGLPGSQVCFIAVGTPSLPNGQADLSQVEGAATEIGRAMTGPLVVVQKSTAPVGTIPKVRALAESGLAARGVNHRLGVVSNPEFLKEGSAIEDFTRGDRIVLGSDDPQAIATMRELYRPFNRNHEKIMVMDAASAELTKYAANAMLATRISFMNELARIAEAVGADIEQIRKGIGVDHRIGSHFLYAGAGYGGSCFPKDVKALAHTAREHGIDAALVEAVEVVNQRQKQRLFEKISDHYQGALAGKTFALWGLAFKPNTDDMRDAPSLDLITALLQAGAKVRAWDPVAVEMARRLLPEHPALTFAADARATLEGADALAVITEWHAFRSPDFAALSSTLRDRVVFDGRNIWDPEFVRSTGLRYYGIGRG
- a CDS encoding PHA/PHB synthase family protein, encoding MSPAPSPRHGTNPRSQPAAARDTLQPPPDSSLAPYDLIDRGLHALAARFSLGLSPTAMGLALADWGAHLAASPGKQAGLAALALQLQRQWLRDAADVGASLLRADDAPCADGVTPPTNDRRFASPEWRQFPYNLLAQHFLLRQQWLDAATHGVRGVSPHHEQVVAFIARQWMDMLSPGNFLGTNPEVLARTLTSGGANLAQGLRNWQDDVQRAIDKRPPAGVEQFRPGHDVAATPGKVVLRNALIELIQYAPTTRKVQAEPVLIVPAWIMKYYILDLSPSNSLVKYLVDQGHTVFMLSWKNPGPEDRDLGMDDYLRLGPLAALDAVRAIVPGQRVHAAGYCLGGTLLAIAAAALARRGDETLASISLFAAQTDFTEAGELTLFTDESQISFLEDLMGSQGYLDTTQMAGTFQMLRSSDLIWSRMMRDYLLGERAPMNDLMAWNADATRLPYRMHSDYLRKLYLRNALAEGHYPVDGHPVAVENVTAPWFVVGTETDPVAPWPSVYKIHLLADSEVTFVLTSGGHNAGIVSEPGHPHRHYRWAVHPGGRPYTDPAHWAQAAQAEDGSWWPRWSQWLIAKGSGQRLAARAPGSVDDPALGPAPGEYVLQR
- a CDS encoding bifunctional enoyl-CoA hydratase/phosphate acetyltransferase, with translation MTDALCNRTFDDIVPGETASLQRTLTRADIDTFAVLSGDANPTHIDDEYARGTPQRQVVAHGMWSGALLSNLLGTDLPGPGTVYVEQSLSFLQPVRLGDTVTASVTAREKFAPTHQIRFDCLVVNQRGEKVAVGQALVQAPTQKIQRPRTRLPQLHLIDPGQRLLALVDRARAGCVGQHPMRVAVVHPVDAVSIQGAVDAARAGLIEPVWVGPEARIRAAAEAANIDLSAWPLFPTEHSHAAAALAVQLARSGQVGALMKGALHTDELMHAAFDAQNGLRTGRRASHVFVIDAPAADRLLFITDAAINIDPDLDTKRDIAQNAIDLAQDLGIATPRMAVLAAVETVNASMPATLHAAALCKMADRGQITGAILDGPLAFDNAISLAAAKAKGIHSPVAGQADILLTPDLESGNMLAKQLEYLGGATLAGLVIGTRVPIILTSRADGVEARLASCALAVLQRQARRTAMAPDITVAAEPSPTGAQP
- a CDS encoding acetate/propionate family kinase, with translation MSTTPTLLCLNAGSASLKFALFDQRDCRGPTLPNALLRGEIDSHDDQATLRWTYARGGLHRSASPDPRGDLAAEIDSLLDTLILPGGFGPVAAVAHRIVHGGSAFTSAQRLTPAVRAALDALRSLAPLHQGPGLAGVDAATGRLPAVPQIACFDTAFHATQTEPSRRYAIPRHWHDRGYKRYGFHGLSYDAITHRLPPLLGARAQGAVVVAHLGGGASLCGLRGLRSVSTTMGFTALDGLMMSTRSGAIDPGLVLHWITEDGLDARQVTAMLYHDSGLKGVSGLSGDLRTLEASPAAQADEAIALFVASVVHHIGALAADLRGLDALVFTGGIGTHSARVRQAVCDALAWLGVSLDPLANAAGQACITHGDSRVPAYALPTDEEGVMALQAARLLG